In Helianthus annuus cultivar XRQ/B chromosome 8, HanXRQr2.0-SUNRISE, whole genome shotgun sequence, a single genomic region encodes these proteins:
- the LOC110873709 gene encoding root allergen protein-like produces the protein MAVVSTEVEIVNSFPADKLYKILSNFHNLAPKAVPAVYKSITIIEGDLGVGTIQSHVYGDAVPYTSSKQKFDVVDVDNFCVEYTVFEGDILSDYLDSIAHRIKISPTADGGSVYRHTTVFKCKGETKPTEDVLTQTNEGYKKVFKAMEAYVLANADAF, from the exons ATGGCTGTTGTTTCTACTGAGGTTGAGATCGTGAATTCATTTCCTGCTGATAAGCTTTACAAAATTCTCAGTAACTTCCATAACCTCGCACCTAAGGCAGTTCCAGCAGTATACAAATCCATCACGATAATAGAAGGTGACTTAGGCGTTGGAACAATCCAGAGTCACGTTTACGGCGACG CTGTACCATACACATCATCAAAGCAAAAGTTTGACGTTGTTGATGTCGACAACTTTTGTGTTGAGTACACAGTCTTTGAAGGTGACATATTGTCGGATTATCTAGACTCGATCGCTCATCGTATTAAGATTTCACCAACTGCTGATGGTGGATCTGTGTATAGGCACACGACGGTGTTTAAGTGTAAAGGTGAAACAAAGCCAACAGAAGATGTTCTTACCCAAACCAATGAAGGATACAAGAAAGTCTTCAAGGCTATGGAGGCATACGTCCTTGCCAATGCTGATgctttttga